AATTATATTATCATTCCTTTTGCCACAGATATATTATGCTATCTATTTGAGATTgctatatttattttaagttgttgACTGAACTGTCACTAGTAATATTGATAACTTTCATTTATGTAATCCACTATGTAGAGTTGCATCCTTTAGGCACAGACAATATGTACTGATCATATGACAAAAATGGGGTTGCAATGGTATTGTAACCGACCCCATCTGTAAGTATACTGGGTAATTGTGTAACATGTTAACTGTTTGTATTATAGTTCCAAATACTCAGATTCTGGATAAATAGGATTTTCTAGTGAGCTATACTTGGCATATTGTTGGAGGGTTATTGATGTCATTAAGGGGTTAATGCAGATGTTTTTATCAATGTGTCTCAATCCACACTATATCCTACTTCTTGCTAACTTAAAGGACAAAGCATTTGACTTTTGGATTCTATACCGTCAATAGTGCATCAGGCTGGGACGTAGTTGGCACATATTATTACTACACTAGACACGCCTACACCCATAGAACATGCACTAATGCATGCCATATACGCTCTATAGTAGTCATGCAGATAAAGTATGCAACACGTATAAGTCCAACTACAAGAGGCACTTTATTATGAGATCTTAGGGGGTAGAAATTTGAAAGTGCATGGTGTATCTAAAAGAATCAACGTGATAATGGAAAAGCTTCACgacaaaaaaattcttttaattctaGATGATGTGGACAAATTAGTCCAAGTAGAAAATTTGCTTGGAAAATGCAATTGGTTTGCTTCTGGAAGTAGAATTATTGTTACaacaagagagaaaaagttgcTATCTACTCTATGAGAagattttcatttaatttactATAAGGTTAAGGAATTAGATGAACATGAATCTCGTGAACTCTTTTGTCAACATGCATTCAAAAGAAACAAGCCTACAGAAGATTATTTGGAGCTTGTACACCAATTTATTGGTTATGCCAAAGGACTTCCATTAGTTCTAAAAATAATAGGTGATGATTTATAcgacaaaaatttacaatgttGGAAAAGTGCATTAGATAAGTACAAAAGAATTCCTAAATCGGATATTCAAGAAGTACTTAAAATAAGCTACGATGGATTGGACCAAATTCAACGgaatatttttcttgatattgcaTGTTTTCTTAAAGGATTCTACAAGAATTTGGTTGTAGATATATTACAAAGTAGCAATTTTCATGACCCATACTATGATATTGAAAAACTTATGGATAAATCTCTAATAGTTGTTGCAAAAGATGACAAATTATTGATGCATGACTTGATACAACAAATAGGTTTGGAAATAGCTCGACAAGAATCAGAAGTGTCAAAAAAACATAGAAGGCTATTGTGTTATGAGGATGCTCCTGAAGTACTAAATAGAGATACGGTATAAGTCCTTTTgatttaccttttcttttttctcacaatgcaaatgtaattaattttttctcattgtgtttgatttatcattttaatgttgaagataattttgttttaaatttaataatcatATGTTCTGTTGTCTAACACGATTCATGTGATTCTTTGTCCAATTAGGGATTAGATGAAATTCAAGGCATAACATTGTCCTTGCCACAACCAAGAAAGATGCAATTGAATCTTGGAAAGATGAAAAGTCTCAAATATTTGACAATTCATAATGTAATTTGTGAAGACCTTAAATCTCTTCCCAATGGGTTAAGGTTACTTGATTGGAATAAATTTCCTTTATCGTCCTTGCCATCCACCTTTGAACCTACAAAACTTGTTGTACTTAACATGCGATGGAGCCACATTAAATTGGATGAGCACTTTGAGGTATAATCATAGCATTTATAaattcttatttgatttttgttttgttaaatgaGTACTTTTAGAGAATATGTTAAGgagcatttattttttgttgctaaaacCAAACCATGCATTTATtactatataaaataaaatttctataaatttgtttaataaataaaatcaaattgtgcacaaatattttaaaatgtacaCATAACCATAAAGAATTTATGGTGCAAATCAATGAACTATtgacaaatgatttttttattttttttatttttataaagagtAGTGCCACAgatattacaagttttactaTATTGAACATACAAATTGAGGTGTCACAAATTTTAAAGagacaattcaaatatttatttatgaggtGGTTGAAGCCTACTGATTACATTCATTGCCACATTAATTTGTAAGCTTTAGGTTTATAAAATTGTAGTAcctttaccatttttattttagaagtgTGTATTACAATTCATAATTGAATggttattatttcttaatatatgctcttaagttttttttgtttttttaaatgagCTTGTagtcttattttgttttatttttactaataaatttaaaaaaaaaatcttcttctgCAGAGATGTTGATTTGAAACATGAAATATATGTATTTCacatattgtaaaaatattacaaaagtACCTAACTTATCAGTGATTGCCCCAAACATAAAGAAGTTGGAGCTTTTTAGATGTATAAATTTAGTTGAGGTTGATCAATCCGTTGGACTTCTTGAAAAGCTTGAATACTAGGATCTCAATGAATGCTGAAATCTTAGAATTTTACCAACAGAGCTCCAGTTGAAATCTCTTAAAGGCTTTTATCTCTTTGGCTATGAAAGTCTTGAGCAAGGAACGGAAAGATTAGCATTGTTTTCATCAATAGGATATCTCACTGGCCTTCGTGAGTTAACAATAAGTTTAAAAAACGTGAAAGATGTTCCAAGTAACATCTCTGATTTACAAAATCTTAGGAGGCTCTATATGCATGATTGTGATGAATTTCCAAAAGCCATGGATACCCCTGGTTGCTTCCCTAATTTAGAACGTCTAGATATCTTTTACAGCAACTTTACTACCCTTCTTGAAATTGCTATCATATTTCCCCAATTAAAGATTCTAGGGTTTTACTGTTGCTGGAACCTTCAGAACATTCCAAGACTTCCACATTGTATATGCAATAGGGTGTAATTTATTGAATTCCCAATCAAGAAGAATATTATTGAATCaggtctctctttctttctctcaaagttatagaatctttttttttttttttaattaaagattattACCAAATTTGCTAAactgaagttttttaattttgctaatGGCAAGCAGTTTGGAGAATTTGTAGGGCTTCAAACAAATATCGTATGTGCAAGGGGAATATGGCAtcaggattttgattttgaaacaaattttgAATCAGAATCAGAATTTGATTTCGATGAAGCTACATTTGAAACGGGCTCTACATTTGAAATGAACTCTAATCCTGAAGCAGACAATGAATCTGTATCAAAGTTTGAACTTGATGAAGCTACATTGGAAACGGACTCAACATGGAAACTTTATGATGATTATTCGCTTACACTTCTAGAAAGTAAGATTCCAAAGTGGCGGTTCAACCATCAAAGTGTTGGAAATTCCATATCATTCTCGGTCGGTTGGAAACTTCCATCATTTGCTATCTGTGTGGCTTCTAAAATTGGAACTGAAGGATGTGGCATAtagttttgatttgtttaattGTTCTATCTACATGAACATCATTGGTTTTGAAAGATTGCTCGTGTCTGCTAATTTTTCATTAGATTCAGGATCTTTTATGTGGTTCTACTATAGTAGAGATAGCTTTTTGGAAGACATAATTCTGaaggattggaatgaaattaagATTCTATGTAAATGTTCAAATTTAGATCCTAAAATTGCAAACATTACAATAGAAAGGTCTGGAGTCGATGTAAAATGCATTTGTCCTCCTTGCAACTTCGCAGCAAATAAGGTGGCCCAAATAAGAATTCATGAAAGACTCAAACTGTCTTTTGATGAAagattaaaaatgtttttatgcaGAGTTGCTGCCAGAGTCCTCCCATTTGAGAAAAAGCTCGTCAGGTGCTTAAAAACCCAAGATACCTATTGCCCTCTTTGTGAAACAGGAGAAGATTCTCTTTTACATCTATTTCAAACCTGTCCCTACGCCAAAGGAGTTTGGTATGGTGGTAGATGGGGTTTTCGAGTCAAAAAGATCCAAGCTCAGTCTGTTTTGGAATTTGTTGAACATATAATTGACCCCCCAAGTGAGTTACTTGCAGAAAGAATTACCAAAGATGAGTTCACACTCTACACAGTAGTGGCAATGAAAATCCTTTGG
This genomic stretch from Quercus lobata isolate SW786 chromosome 3, ValleyOak3.0 Primary Assembly, whole genome shotgun sequence harbors:
- the LOC115980634 gene encoding disease resistance protein RPP2B-like, translated to MDKSLIVVAKDDKLLMHDLIQQIGLEIARQESEVSKKHRRLLCYEDAPEVLNRDTGLDEIQGITLSLPQPRKMQLNLGKMKSLKYLTIHNVICEDLKSLPNGLRLLDWNKFPLSSLPSTFEPTKLVVLNMRWSHIKLDEHFEV